In the genome of Vicia villosa cultivar HV-30 ecotype Madison, WI unplaced genomic scaffold, Vvil1.0 ctg.001914F_1_1, whole genome shotgun sequence, one region contains:
- the LOC131637092 gene encoding histone-lysine N-methyltransferase EZA1-like isoform X4, with amino-acid sequence MASNNITSTSTSRSKKQHGEAAIDDCQILKNKIDSLKEKIHDERLKSIKDKLWINRENLRFQLSEVMAAVSRNTSLQTEEVNAKMLSSRIDNPVSKFSGFRQGLGRREQIQNQDVSFEKSFMLPSSEKIPPYTFWLHLARNERMTKDQSFAARRNIYYQHGGETMICSDTEEECKENKEAKHFSQGEDQILWMVFEEHDFTEEALSVVHSCIGGTHSEIQERYKYLKEKDMHAKNSRESESITGICLDKSLSASLSTFDHFFCRRCMIYNCPLHGCSQPLIYPSEKQSVWNEPEGESKPCSDNCYLKIKDVNTSSEKPTLESSPDKEIKKTENVEMDYHLDLNSDVKDSDLPVSSLCDSTSPCESQNSHKKLKRILESKETANGDYNKESAEITDKIELLRLSNSMEWQVDEKHSISDWKPLEKDLYLKGIEMFGRNSCLIFRNLLSGFKTCTEIASYMRVEEAARRSIDENGKFDAKCTDHEMRSSLRSSKKKGKSKQFKYLPKTPRLKPNRINAGGNILLTHYTPCECQGKCGKQCPCRLNGYCCEKYCGCAKLCGNRFRGCHCVITQCRKRNCPCFAANRECDPDVCRNCWVSCGDGSLGEPPHHGENECENMNLSLGKKQRILLAKSDVAGWGAFLKNPANKDDFLGEYTGELISHTEAEKRGKLYERADFSFLFDLDDEYVIDAYRKGDKLKFANHSSKPNCYAKGMFVRGDHRVGIFAGERIEAGEELFYDYKYAANHRAPAWFVKANNAAKKKELANSHGKAKKR; translated from the exons ATGGCCTCAAACAACATAACTTCAACATCAACATCAAGATCTAAA AAACAACATGGAGAGGCTGCTATTGATGATTGTCAAATCTTGAAGAACAAAATAGATTCGTTAAAAGAAAAGATCCATGACGAGCGACTTAAATCAATTAAA GATAAACTTTGGATAAATAGGGAGAATCTTCGGTTTCAACTTTCCGAGGTCATGGCAGCAGTGTCAAGAAATACCTCATTACAGACCGAGGAAGTTAACGCtaaaatgctttcttcaagaattGACAATCCTGTCAGTAAGTTTAGTGGTTTCCGTCAGGGTTTAGGAAGGAGAGAACAGATACAAAATCAAGATGTATCCTTTGAGAAAAGTTTCATGTTACCAAGCTCTGAAAAGATACCTCCATATACATTTTGGTTACATTTGGCCAG GAATGAGAGAATGACCAAAGATCAATCATTTGCGGCAAGAAGAAACATATACTATCAACATGGTGGTGAAACAATGATATGTAGTGACACCGAAGAAGAGTGCAAAGAGAATAAAGAAGCTAAACATTTTTCTCAGGGTGAAGACCAAATTCTATG GATGGTATTTGAGGAACATGATTTTACTGAGGAGGCATTGAGTGTTGTTCATAGCTGTATTGGGGGCACTCACTCAGAGATTCAG GAGAGGTATAAATATCTCAAGGAAAAGGACATGCATGCTAAAAATTCTCGAGAAAGTGAATCTATTACTGGAATATGTTTGGACAAAAGTTTGAGTGCCAGTTTAAGTACTTTTGATCACTTTTTCTGTCGTCGTTGCATG ATCTATAATTGTCCTTTACATGGATGTTCACAACCCTTAATATATCCT AGTGAAAAGCAATCAgtttggaatgaaccagaaggtgAGAGTAAACCCTGCAGTGATAATTGTTACCTTAAG ATAAAGGATGTcaatacttcatcagaaaaaccAACTCTAGAGTCTTCTCcagataaagaaattaaaaaaacagAAAATGTTGAAATGGATTATCATTTAGATCTCAATTCAGATGTTAAGGACTCAGATCTGCCAGTCTCATCATTATGTGACTCAACTTCTCCTTGTGAATCTCAAAATTCTCATAAAAAGCTGAAGCGAATCCTAGAGAGCAAAGAAACTGCAAATGGAGATTATAACAAAGAAAGTGCGGAAATCACAGATAAAATAGAATTGTTGCGATTATCCAACTCAATGGAATGGCAAGTTGATGAGAAGCATAGTATATCAGATTGGAAACCTTTAGAGAAAGATTTATATTTGAAGGGAATTGAAATGTTTGGGAGAAACAG TTGTCTTATATTTCGAAACTTACTTTCTGGATTCAAGACTTGCACGGAAATAGCCAGCTACATGCGTGTTGAAGAGGCGGCCCGTAGATCCATAGATGAAAATGGAAAATTTGATGCAAAGTGCACT GACCATGAGATGCGATCAAGTTTAAGGTCatctaaaaaaaaaggaaagagcaAGCAATTCAAATATTTACCAAAGACTCCACGCCTCAAGCCGAATAGAATTAATGCTGGAGGAAACATACTCCTGACGCATTATACACCTTGTGAGTGTCAAGGAAAGTGTGGAAAACAATGTCCTTGTCGTCTTAATGGATATTGCTGTGAAAAGTATTGTGG GTGCGCTAAACTATGCGGAAATCGGTTCAGAGGATGCCATTGTGTTATAACTCAATGCAGAAAACGAAACTGTCCATGCTTTGCAGCAAACCGGGAATGTGACCCAGATGTCTGTAGAAATTGTTGGGTTAG TTGTGGTGATGGTTCATTAGGAGAGCCACCTCATCATGGAGAAAATGAATGTGAAAACATGAATCTTTCTTTAGGGAAAAAACAAAGG ATTCTTTTAGCCAAGTCTGATGTTGCTGGATGGGGAGCCTTCTTAAAG AATCCTGCCAACAAAGATGATTTTTTAGGAGAGTATACAGGTGAATTAATATCTCATACAGAAGCAGAGAAGCGTGGTAAATTGTATGAGCGTGcagacttctcttttctttttgacttGGATGATGAG TATGTTATTGATGCTTATCGCAAAGGAGACAAGTTAAAATTTGCAAACCACTCCTCAAAACCCAACTGTTATGCAAAG GGTATGTTTGTTCGTGGAGACCATCGAGTAGGCATATTTGCTGGGGAACGCATTGAAGCTGGTGAGGAACTTTTCTATGATTACAAGTATGCTGCAAATCACAGAGCACCTGCATGGTTTGTTAAAGCCAATAATGCTGCCAAGAAaaaagaacttgcaaattctcATGGCAAAGCCAAGAAACGCTAG
- the LOC131637092 gene encoding histone-lysine N-methyltransferase EZA1-like isoform X1 yields MIAILQNSTPTIARYSLSNEIKKCCNQIIISSNHCVDACIFLCISDILFHGQKQHGEAAIDDCQILKNKIDSLKEKIHDERLKSIKDKLWINRENLRFQLSEVMAAVSRNTSLQTEEVNAKMLSSRIDNPVSKFSGFRQGLGRREQIQNQDVSFEKSFMLPSSEKIPPYTFWLHLARNERMTKDQSFAARRNIYYQHGGETMICSDTEEECKENKEAKHFSQGEDQILWMVFEEHDFTEEALSVVHSCIGGTHSEIQERYKYLKEKDMHAKNSRESESITGICLDKSLSASLSTFDHFFCRRCMIYNCPLHGCSQPLIYPSEKQSVWNEPEGESKPCSDNCYLKIKDVNTSSEKPTLESSPDKEIKKTENVEMDYHLDLNSDVKDSDLPVSSLCDSTSPCESQNSHKKLKRILESKETANGDYNKESAEITDKIELLRLSNSMEWQVDEKHSISDWKPLEKDLYLKGIEMFGRNSCLIFRNLLSGFKTCTEIASYMRVEEAARRSIDENGKFDAKCTDHEMRSSLRSSKKKGKSKQFKYLPKTPRLKPNRINAGGNILLTHYTPCECQGKCGKQCPCRLNGYCCEKYCGCAKLCGNRFRGCHCVITQCRKRNCPCFAANRECDPDVCRNCWVSCGDGSLGEPPHHGENECENMNLSLGKKQRILLAKSDVAGWGAFLKNPANKDDFLGEYTGELISHTEAEKRGKLYERADFSFLFDLDDEYVIDAYRKGDKLKFANHSSKPNCYAKGMFVRGDHRVGIFAGERIEAGEELFYDYKYAANHRAPAWFVKANNAAKKKELANSHGKAKKR; encoded by the exons ATGATAGCGATTCTTCAAAATTCAACTCCGACGATTGCACGTTACTCTCTTTCTAATGAGATCAAGAAGTGTTGTAACCAAATAATCATTTCATCGAATCATTGTGTAGATGCATGTATTTTTCTATGTATCAGTGATATTTTATTCCATGGACAGAAACAACATGGAGAGGCTGCTATTGATGATTGTCAAATCTTGAAGAACAAAATAGATTCGTTAAAAGAAAAGATCCATGACGAGCGACTTAAATCAATTAAA GATAAACTTTGGATAAATAGGGAGAATCTTCGGTTTCAACTTTCCGAGGTCATGGCAGCAGTGTCAAGAAATACCTCATTACAGACCGAGGAAGTTAACGCtaaaatgctttcttcaagaattGACAATCCTGTCAGTAAGTTTAGTGGTTTCCGTCAGGGTTTAGGAAGGAGAGAACAGATACAAAATCAAGATGTATCCTTTGAGAAAAGTTTCATGTTACCAAGCTCTGAAAAGATACCTCCATATACATTTTGGTTACATTTGGCCAG GAATGAGAGAATGACCAAAGATCAATCATTTGCGGCAAGAAGAAACATATACTATCAACATGGTGGTGAAACAATGATATGTAGTGACACCGAAGAAGAGTGCAAAGAGAATAAAGAAGCTAAACATTTTTCTCAGGGTGAAGACCAAATTCTATG GATGGTATTTGAGGAACATGATTTTACTGAGGAGGCATTGAGTGTTGTTCATAGCTGTATTGGGGGCACTCACTCAGAGATTCAG GAGAGGTATAAATATCTCAAGGAAAAGGACATGCATGCTAAAAATTCTCGAGAAAGTGAATCTATTACTGGAATATGTTTGGACAAAAGTTTGAGTGCCAGTTTAAGTACTTTTGATCACTTTTTCTGTCGTCGTTGCATG ATCTATAATTGTCCTTTACATGGATGTTCACAACCCTTAATATATCCT AGTGAAAAGCAATCAgtttggaatgaaccagaaggtgAGAGTAAACCCTGCAGTGATAATTGTTACCTTAAG ATAAAGGATGTcaatacttcatcagaaaaaccAACTCTAGAGTCTTCTCcagataaagaaattaaaaaaacagAAAATGTTGAAATGGATTATCATTTAGATCTCAATTCAGATGTTAAGGACTCAGATCTGCCAGTCTCATCATTATGTGACTCAACTTCTCCTTGTGAATCTCAAAATTCTCATAAAAAGCTGAAGCGAATCCTAGAGAGCAAAGAAACTGCAAATGGAGATTATAACAAAGAAAGTGCGGAAATCACAGATAAAATAGAATTGTTGCGATTATCCAACTCAATGGAATGGCAAGTTGATGAGAAGCATAGTATATCAGATTGGAAACCTTTAGAGAAAGATTTATATTTGAAGGGAATTGAAATGTTTGGGAGAAACAG TTGTCTTATATTTCGAAACTTACTTTCTGGATTCAAGACTTGCACGGAAATAGCCAGCTACATGCGTGTTGAAGAGGCGGCCCGTAGATCCATAGATGAAAATGGAAAATTTGATGCAAAGTGCACT GACCATGAGATGCGATCAAGTTTAAGGTCatctaaaaaaaaaggaaagagcaAGCAATTCAAATATTTACCAAAGACTCCACGCCTCAAGCCGAATAGAATTAATGCTGGAGGAAACATACTCCTGACGCATTATACACCTTGTGAGTGTCAAGGAAAGTGTGGAAAACAATGTCCTTGTCGTCTTAATGGATATTGCTGTGAAAAGTATTGTGG GTGCGCTAAACTATGCGGAAATCGGTTCAGAGGATGCCATTGTGTTATAACTCAATGCAGAAAACGAAACTGTCCATGCTTTGCAGCAAACCGGGAATGTGACCCAGATGTCTGTAGAAATTGTTGGGTTAG TTGTGGTGATGGTTCATTAGGAGAGCCACCTCATCATGGAGAAAATGAATGTGAAAACATGAATCTTTCTTTAGGGAAAAAACAAAGG ATTCTTTTAGCCAAGTCTGATGTTGCTGGATGGGGAGCCTTCTTAAAG AATCCTGCCAACAAAGATGATTTTTTAGGAGAGTATACAGGTGAATTAATATCTCATACAGAAGCAGAGAAGCGTGGTAAATTGTATGAGCGTGcagacttctcttttctttttgacttGGATGATGAG TATGTTATTGATGCTTATCGCAAAGGAGACAAGTTAAAATTTGCAAACCACTCCTCAAAACCCAACTGTTATGCAAAG GGTATGTTTGTTCGTGGAGACCATCGAGTAGGCATATTTGCTGGGGAACGCATTGAAGCTGGTGAGGAACTTTTCTATGATTACAAGTATGCTGCAAATCACAGAGCACCTGCATGGTTTGTTAAAGCCAATAATGCTGCCAAGAAaaaagaacttgcaaattctcATGGCAAAGCCAAGAAACGCTAG
- the LOC131637092 gene encoding histone-lysine N-methyltransferase EZA1-like isoform X2 — translation MIAILQNSTPTIARYSLSNEIKKCCNQIIISSNHCVDACIFLCISDILFHGQKQHGEAAIDDCQILKNKIDSLKEKIHDERLKSIKDKLWINRENLRFQLSEVMAAVSRNTSLQTEEVNAKMLSSRIDNPVSKFSGFRQGLGRREQIQNQDVSFEKSFMLPSSEKIPPYTFWLHLARNERMTKDQSFAARRNIYYQHGGETMICSDTEEECKENKEAKHFSQGEDQILWMVFEEHDFTEEALSVVHSCIGGTHSEIQERYKYLKEKDMHAKNSRESESITGICLDKSLSASLSTFDHFFCRRCMIYNCPLHGCSQPLIYPQSVWNEPEGESKPCSDNCYLKIKDVNTSSEKPTLESSPDKEIKKTENVEMDYHLDLNSDVKDSDLPVSSLCDSTSPCESQNSHKKLKRILESKETANGDYNKESAEITDKIELLRLSNSMEWQVDEKHSISDWKPLEKDLYLKGIEMFGRNSCLIFRNLLSGFKTCTEIASYMRVEEAARRSIDENGKFDAKCTDHEMRSSLRSSKKKGKSKQFKYLPKTPRLKPNRINAGGNILLTHYTPCECQGKCGKQCPCRLNGYCCEKYCGCAKLCGNRFRGCHCVITQCRKRNCPCFAANRECDPDVCRNCWVSCGDGSLGEPPHHGENECENMNLSLGKKQRILLAKSDVAGWGAFLKNPANKDDFLGEYTGELISHTEAEKRGKLYERADFSFLFDLDDEYVIDAYRKGDKLKFANHSSKPNCYAKGMFVRGDHRVGIFAGERIEAGEELFYDYKYAANHRAPAWFVKANNAAKKKELANSHGKAKKR, via the exons ATGATAGCGATTCTTCAAAATTCAACTCCGACGATTGCACGTTACTCTCTTTCTAATGAGATCAAGAAGTGTTGTAACCAAATAATCATTTCATCGAATCATTGTGTAGATGCATGTATTTTTCTATGTATCAGTGATATTTTATTCCATGGACAGAAACAACATGGAGAGGCTGCTATTGATGATTGTCAAATCTTGAAGAACAAAATAGATTCGTTAAAAGAAAAGATCCATGACGAGCGACTTAAATCAATTAAA GATAAACTTTGGATAAATAGGGAGAATCTTCGGTTTCAACTTTCCGAGGTCATGGCAGCAGTGTCAAGAAATACCTCATTACAGACCGAGGAAGTTAACGCtaaaatgctttcttcaagaattGACAATCCTGTCAGTAAGTTTAGTGGTTTCCGTCAGGGTTTAGGAAGGAGAGAACAGATACAAAATCAAGATGTATCCTTTGAGAAAAGTTTCATGTTACCAAGCTCTGAAAAGATACCTCCATATACATTTTGGTTACATTTGGCCAG GAATGAGAGAATGACCAAAGATCAATCATTTGCGGCAAGAAGAAACATATACTATCAACATGGTGGTGAAACAATGATATGTAGTGACACCGAAGAAGAGTGCAAAGAGAATAAAGAAGCTAAACATTTTTCTCAGGGTGAAGACCAAATTCTATG GATGGTATTTGAGGAACATGATTTTACTGAGGAGGCATTGAGTGTTGTTCATAGCTGTATTGGGGGCACTCACTCAGAGATTCAG GAGAGGTATAAATATCTCAAGGAAAAGGACATGCATGCTAAAAATTCTCGAGAAAGTGAATCTATTACTGGAATATGTTTGGACAAAAGTTTGAGTGCCAGTTTAAGTACTTTTGATCACTTTTTCTGTCGTCGTTGCATG ATCTATAATTGTCCTTTACATGGATGTTCACAACCCTTAATATATCCT CAATCAgtttggaatgaaccagaaggtgAGAGTAAACCCTGCAGTGATAATTGTTACCTTAAG ATAAAGGATGTcaatacttcatcagaaaaaccAACTCTAGAGTCTTCTCcagataaagaaattaaaaaaacagAAAATGTTGAAATGGATTATCATTTAGATCTCAATTCAGATGTTAAGGACTCAGATCTGCCAGTCTCATCATTATGTGACTCAACTTCTCCTTGTGAATCTCAAAATTCTCATAAAAAGCTGAAGCGAATCCTAGAGAGCAAAGAAACTGCAAATGGAGATTATAACAAAGAAAGTGCGGAAATCACAGATAAAATAGAATTGTTGCGATTATCCAACTCAATGGAATGGCAAGTTGATGAGAAGCATAGTATATCAGATTGGAAACCTTTAGAGAAAGATTTATATTTGAAGGGAATTGAAATGTTTGGGAGAAACAG TTGTCTTATATTTCGAAACTTACTTTCTGGATTCAAGACTTGCACGGAAATAGCCAGCTACATGCGTGTTGAAGAGGCGGCCCGTAGATCCATAGATGAAAATGGAAAATTTGATGCAAAGTGCACT GACCATGAGATGCGATCAAGTTTAAGGTCatctaaaaaaaaaggaaagagcaAGCAATTCAAATATTTACCAAAGACTCCACGCCTCAAGCCGAATAGAATTAATGCTGGAGGAAACATACTCCTGACGCATTATACACCTTGTGAGTGTCAAGGAAAGTGTGGAAAACAATGTCCTTGTCGTCTTAATGGATATTGCTGTGAAAAGTATTGTGG GTGCGCTAAACTATGCGGAAATCGGTTCAGAGGATGCCATTGTGTTATAACTCAATGCAGAAAACGAAACTGTCCATGCTTTGCAGCAAACCGGGAATGTGACCCAGATGTCTGTAGAAATTGTTGGGTTAG TTGTGGTGATGGTTCATTAGGAGAGCCACCTCATCATGGAGAAAATGAATGTGAAAACATGAATCTTTCTTTAGGGAAAAAACAAAGG ATTCTTTTAGCCAAGTCTGATGTTGCTGGATGGGGAGCCTTCTTAAAG AATCCTGCCAACAAAGATGATTTTTTAGGAGAGTATACAGGTGAATTAATATCTCATACAGAAGCAGAGAAGCGTGGTAAATTGTATGAGCGTGcagacttctcttttctttttgacttGGATGATGAG TATGTTATTGATGCTTATCGCAAAGGAGACAAGTTAAAATTTGCAAACCACTCCTCAAAACCCAACTGTTATGCAAAG GGTATGTTTGTTCGTGGAGACCATCGAGTAGGCATATTTGCTGGGGAACGCATTGAAGCTGGTGAGGAACTTTTCTATGATTACAAGTATGCTGCAAATCACAGAGCACCTGCATGGTTTGTTAAAGCCAATAATGCTGCCAAGAAaaaagaacttgcaaattctcATGGCAAAGCCAAGAAACGCTAG
- the LOC131637092 gene encoding histone-lysine N-methyltransferase EZA1-like isoform X3: MLTLLILVPSSKLGCALLDSSMASNNITSTSTSRSKKQHGEAAIDDCQILKNKIDSLKEKIHDERLKSIKDKLWINRENLRFQLSEVMAAVSRNTSLQTEEVNAKMLSSRIDNPVSKFSGFRQGLGRREQIQNQDVSFEKSFMLPSSEKIPPYTFWLHLARNERMTKDQSFAARRNIYYQHGGETMICSDTEEECKENKEAKHFSQGEDQILWMVFEEHDFTEEALSVVHSCIGGTHSEIQERYKYLKEKDMHAKNSRESESITGICLDKSLSASLSTFDHFFCRRCMIYNCPLHGCSQPLIYPSEKQSVWNEPEGESKPCSDNCYLKIKDVNTSSEKPTLESSPDKEIKKTENVEMDYHLDLNSDVKDSDLPVSSLCDSTSPCESQNSHKKLKRILESKETANGDYNKESAEITDKIELLRLSNSMEWQVDEKHSISDWKPLEKDLYLKGIEMFGRNSCLIFRNLLSGFKTCTEIASYMRVEEAARRSIDENGKFDAKCTDHEMRSSLRSSKKKGKSKQFKYLPKTPRLKPNRINAGGNILLTHYTPCECQGKCGKQCPCRLNGYCCEKYCGCAKLCGNRFRGCHCVITQCRKRNCPCFAANRECDPDVCRNCWVSCGDGSLGEPPHHGENECENMNLSLGKKQRILLAKSDVAGWGAFLKNPANKDDFLGEYTGELISHTEAEKRGKLYERADFSFLFDLDDEYVIDAYRKGDKLKFANHSSKPNCYAKGMFVRGDHRVGIFAGERIEAGEELFYDYKYAANHRAPAWFVKANNAAKKKELANSHGKAKKR, translated from the exons ATG TTAACACTCTTGATTCTTGTGCCTTCGTCGAAGTTAGGCTGCGCTCTTCTCGATTCATCAATGGCCTCAAACAACATAACTTCAACATCAACATCAAGATCTAAA AAACAACATGGAGAGGCTGCTATTGATGATTGTCAAATCTTGAAGAACAAAATAGATTCGTTAAAAGAAAAGATCCATGACGAGCGACTTAAATCAATTAAA GATAAACTTTGGATAAATAGGGAGAATCTTCGGTTTCAACTTTCCGAGGTCATGGCAGCAGTGTCAAGAAATACCTCATTACAGACCGAGGAAGTTAACGCtaaaatgctttcttcaagaattGACAATCCTGTCAGTAAGTTTAGTGGTTTCCGTCAGGGTTTAGGAAGGAGAGAACAGATACAAAATCAAGATGTATCCTTTGAGAAAAGTTTCATGTTACCAAGCTCTGAAAAGATACCTCCATATACATTTTGGTTACATTTGGCCAG GAATGAGAGAATGACCAAAGATCAATCATTTGCGGCAAGAAGAAACATATACTATCAACATGGTGGTGAAACAATGATATGTAGTGACACCGAAGAAGAGTGCAAAGAGAATAAAGAAGCTAAACATTTTTCTCAGGGTGAAGACCAAATTCTATG GATGGTATTTGAGGAACATGATTTTACTGAGGAGGCATTGAGTGTTGTTCATAGCTGTATTGGGGGCACTCACTCAGAGATTCAG GAGAGGTATAAATATCTCAAGGAAAAGGACATGCATGCTAAAAATTCTCGAGAAAGTGAATCTATTACTGGAATATGTTTGGACAAAAGTTTGAGTGCCAGTTTAAGTACTTTTGATCACTTTTTCTGTCGTCGTTGCATG ATCTATAATTGTCCTTTACATGGATGTTCACAACCCTTAATATATCCT AGTGAAAAGCAATCAgtttggaatgaaccagaaggtgAGAGTAAACCCTGCAGTGATAATTGTTACCTTAAG ATAAAGGATGTcaatacttcatcagaaaaaccAACTCTAGAGTCTTCTCcagataaagaaattaaaaaaacagAAAATGTTGAAATGGATTATCATTTAGATCTCAATTCAGATGTTAAGGACTCAGATCTGCCAGTCTCATCATTATGTGACTCAACTTCTCCTTGTGAATCTCAAAATTCTCATAAAAAGCTGAAGCGAATCCTAGAGAGCAAAGAAACTGCAAATGGAGATTATAACAAAGAAAGTGCGGAAATCACAGATAAAATAGAATTGTTGCGATTATCCAACTCAATGGAATGGCAAGTTGATGAGAAGCATAGTATATCAGATTGGAAACCTTTAGAGAAAGATTTATATTTGAAGGGAATTGAAATGTTTGGGAGAAACAG TTGTCTTATATTTCGAAACTTACTTTCTGGATTCAAGACTTGCACGGAAATAGCCAGCTACATGCGTGTTGAAGAGGCGGCCCGTAGATCCATAGATGAAAATGGAAAATTTGATGCAAAGTGCACT GACCATGAGATGCGATCAAGTTTAAGGTCatctaaaaaaaaaggaaagagcaAGCAATTCAAATATTTACCAAAGACTCCACGCCTCAAGCCGAATAGAATTAATGCTGGAGGAAACATACTCCTGACGCATTATACACCTTGTGAGTGTCAAGGAAAGTGTGGAAAACAATGTCCTTGTCGTCTTAATGGATATTGCTGTGAAAAGTATTGTGG GTGCGCTAAACTATGCGGAAATCGGTTCAGAGGATGCCATTGTGTTATAACTCAATGCAGAAAACGAAACTGTCCATGCTTTGCAGCAAACCGGGAATGTGACCCAGATGTCTGTAGAAATTGTTGGGTTAG TTGTGGTGATGGTTCATTAGGAGAGCCACCTCATCATGGAGAAAATGAATGTGAAAACATGAATCTTTCTTTAGGGAAAAAACAAAGG ATTCTTTTAGCCAAGTCTGATGTTGCTGGATGGGGAGCCTTCTTAAAG AATCCTGCCAACAAAGATGATTTTTTAGGAGAGTATACAGGTGAATTAATATCTCATACAGAAGCAGAGAAGCGTGGTAAATTGTATGAGCGTGcagacttctcttttctttttgacttGGATGATGAG TATGTTATTGATGCTTATCGCAAAGGAGACAAGTTAAAATTTGCAAACCACTCCTCAAAACCCAACTGTTATGCAAAG GGTATGTTTGTTCGTGGAGACCATCGAGTAGGCATATTTGCTGGGGAACGCATTGAAGCTGGTGAGGAACTTTTCTATGATTACAAGTATGCTGCAAATCACAGAGCACCTGCATGGTTTGTTAAAGCCAATAATGCTGCCAAGAAaaaagaacttgcaaattctcATGGCAAAGCCAAGAAACGCTAG